The genomic stretch TCGTCCCGTCGCCCGCCCGGTCCCTGCCGGTGACCCCCGACCGCCCCCTGGCGTTCGGCCCGCCCGCGCCGGTGGTGCCCCGCTCGCGCGGCCGTCGGATGTTCGACCGGCTGCTCGCCCGCCCCGGCGTCAGCGCGCTGATCGGCGTCGCCGTGCTGACGCTGCTCTTCGGCGCCCAGTCCCCGGACCTGCTGTCCTCCGCGGGCCTGGCCTCCGTCCTCGAGGTCGCCGCGCCGCTGGGCATCGGCGCCGTGGCGGTCGCCCTGCTGCTGGTCGCCGGGCAGTTCGACCTGTCGATCGGCGTGGTCGCGGTGAGCAGCGCGTTGCTGACCGCGCTGCTGGTCACCGAGCTGGGGCTGGACCTCTGGCCCGCCCTGCTGCTGTCCCTCCTCGCCGCCCTGCTCGTGGGGGCGGTGAACGGGTTGCTGGTGGTCAGCACCGGTCTGCCGAGCTTCCTGGTCACCCTGGCGACGTTCCTCATCCTGTCCGGCGCCGCGCAGGCGGTCGCCGCCGCCGTCGCCGACGCGCCCCGGGTCGGTGGTCTGCGGGGGGAGCCCGGGTGGGACTCCGCGCACGCCCTGTTCGGCTCGATGGCGCAGATCGGTGACGGACGGTTCCCGGTCTCGGTGCTGTGGTGGGGCGCGGCCACCGTCGTCACCACCTGGCTGCTGTGGCGCACCCGGTTCGGCAACGCCGTCTTCGCCAGCGGCGGTGCCCCGCGGCCGGCCCGCGAGCTGGGCGTGCCGGTCGGTCGGACCACCGTGCTGCTCTTCCTGGGCACCGCCGCGGCCGGCTGGCTGATCGGCACCCTCGGGGTGGCCCGGCTGGGCGCGGTGCAGGTGACGCCGGCGCTCGGCGCGGAGATCCAGTTCGTCGTCGTCGCCGTCATCGGGGGCTGCCTGCTCACCGGTGGCTACGGCTCCACCGTGGGGGCGTCGCTGGGCGCGCTGCTCTACGCCGTCGCCCACGAGGGCATCGCGCTGTCCGACTGGGACCCGCGGTGGTTCGAGGCCTTCCTCGGGGCGCTCCTGCTGGTCGCCCTGCTGGTCAACGGGGTCGTGCGGCGCCGGCTGCGGGCGGTGCCCCGATCATGAGCACCGCATGGCAGGGGCCCGCTGAGCCCGCCGACCAGACCGCCACCGACGTCCCGGCGCCGGTCCTCGAGCTGCGCGGCGTCACGGTCCGCTTCGGCAGCGTGCCGGCGCTCTCCCGGGTCTCCCTGGCCCTGCGGAGCGGGGAGGTGACCTGCGTCCTCGGCGAGAACGGCTCGGGCAAGTCGACGCTGGTCGCCGTGCTCTCCGGCATGGAGCAGCCGGCGGAGGGCGAGCTGCTGGTCGACGGCCGCCCGGTGCGGTTCCGCTCACCGCAGCAGGCCCGGGCGCAGGGCATCGCCACCGTCTGGCAGGACCTGGCGATCGCGCCGCTGATGTCGGTGTGGCGGAACTTCTTCCTCGGCGCCGAGCCCACCCGTGGCCTGTGGCCGTTCCGCCGGCTGGACGTCGGGCGGGCCGAGGAGATCACCACCCGCGCCATGGCCCGGGTGGGCGTGACCGGCCTGGACCCCGACCAGGCGGCGAGCGCGCTGCAGGCGGGTGAGCGGCAGAGCCTGGCGATCGCCCGCGCCCTGCACTTCGGCGCCCGGGTGCTGGTGATCGACGAGCCGACGGCGCCGATGACCGTCAGCCAGCGGGCGATGGTGCTGCAGGCCGTCGTCGCCGCGCGGGAGGACGGGCTGGCGGTGGTGTTCGTGACGCACAGCCCGCAGTACGCGCACCTGGTGGGCGACCGGTTCCTGCTGCTGGGCGGCGGCCGGGTGGCCGGGCACCTCACCCGGGAGGACGTCGACGTCGACGACCTGACCCGCCTGGTCGCCGGCGGCGACGAGCTCAGCCGCCTGACGGAGTCCTTGCGCCGCGAGTGAGCTGACCGGCCGTCTGCGGCCTCCGGGACGGCGGCACGGGGCCCGGAGGGTTCCTGCCGCCGGCTCGGGCAACGGCTCCGCGCGAGCCCGGGGACAGCACGTGGCCGCGGTTGGAGGCCGGCAGGCCGACGATCAGACACTGATCCGGTACTGGGCGATCTTGCGGTAGAGGGTCGCCCGGGACAGGCCGAGCTCGGCGGCGGCCCGGCCCACCGTGGTGCCGGGCCGGGTCAGGCAGCGCACCATCTCGTCGCGCTCCAGCTGCTCCAGCCGGGTCAGCGGCCGGGCGGCCTCGCTGAGCACGCCGGGCGGCAGGTGCTGGACGTCGACGACGTCGGTCCGCGCGGCGGCGTCCCGGACCGCGGCCCGCAGCTCCCGGACGTTGCCCGGCCAGGCGTGCGCCCGCAGCGTGCGGAGCGCCCGCGGGGTGAACTCCACCTCGCGGTGGCGCAGCTGGGCGGCCAGCGCCCGGGCGAGCGGTTCGACGTCGTCCGGGCGGTGGCGCAGCGGCGGCACCTCGACGACGGCGTCCACCAGCGTCCGCAGCGCCTCGGGGAGTGCGGTGTAGCCGGCCGCGGTGACCACCAGCGGCGACGGCGCCCCGGGCGGGCGCCCGGCGGCGGCGACGTCCGCGGCCAGCTGCTCGGCGGCCCACGCCGGCAGCGCGTCGGCGTCGCCGAGGACGACGCAGGTGTCGGGCGCGCGCAGTTCCGGGGACCACAGGGCGAGCCACCCGGCGACGTCCTCGGCTGCGGGCGGGCGGGCCACGAGCACCCGTTCCCGCAGGCCGGCGGCCCGGCGGGCGAGGGACGCCGCCGTCGCGCGCCCGGCCCCCGGCTCGCCGACCACGGCGACCACCCGGCCGGCCGCGACCGCCGTCCGCACCGAGGCGACCGCCGCCCGCCAGCCGGCGGAGGTGCACGGGTCGGCGTCGCCGGCCGGGCACTGC from Modestobacter roseus encodes the following:
- a CDS encoding ATP-binding cassette domain-containing protein, encoding MSTAWQGPAEPADQTATDVPAPVLELRGVTVRFGSVPALSRVSLALRSGEVTCVLGENGSGKSTLVAVLSGMEQPAEGELLVDGRPVRFRSPQQARAQGIATVWQDLAIAPLMSVWRNFFLGAEPTRGLWPFRRLDVGRAEEITTRAMARVGVTGLDPDQAASALQAGERQSLAIARALHFGARVLVIDEPTAPMTVSQRAMVLQAVVAAREDGLAVVFVTHSPQYAHLVGDRFLLLGGGRVAGHLTREDVDVDDLTRLVAGGDELSRLTESLRRE
- a CDS encoding helix-turn-helix domain-containing protein, giving the protein MPAGPAVPVPATVPPAAVAPSSPARVRASWQRSERYGVTPEEVVPVYADGVPTDSLFYECGAEVVRALHGTLAGEPVGFMLTDPQGLVLGRWCDDPAINRSLDRVHLAPGFYFGEQTAGTNGLGLALADRVPTLVRGDEHYVAPLRRYTCAAVPVLDPRGGGLVGSINLTTWSQASSDLLLALAQAAAGNTTALMQVRAGGGAPLPPTRGTVFHVLAGQCPAGDADPCTSAGWRAAVASVRTAVAAGRVVAVVGEPGAGRATAASLARRAAGLRERVLVARPPAAEDVAGWLALWSPELRAPDTCVVLGDADALPAWAAEQLAADVAAAGRPPGAPSPLVVTAAGYTALPEALRTLVDAVVEVPPLRHRPDDVEPLARALAAQLRHREVEFTPRALRTLRAHAWPGNVRELRAAVRDAAARTDVVDVQHLPPGVLSEAARPLTRLEQLERDEMVRCLTRPGTTVGRAAAELGLSRATLYRKIAQYRISV
- a CDS encoding ABC transporter permease, yielding MTPDRPLAFGPPAPVVPRSRGRRMFDRLLARPGVSALIGVAVLTLLFGAQSPDLLSSAGLASVLEVAAPLGIGAVAVALLLVAGQFDLSIGVVAVSSALLTALLVTELGLDLWPALLLSLLAALLVGAVNGLLVVSTGLPSFLVTLATFLILSGAAQAVAAAVADAPRVGGLRGEPGWDSAHALFGSMAQIGDGRFPVSVLWWGAATVVTTWLLWRTRFGNAVFASGGAPRPARELGVPVGRTTVLLFLGTAAAGWLIGTLGVARLGAVQVTPALGAEIQFVVVAVIGGCLLTGGYGSTVGASLGALLYAVAHEGIALSDWDPRWFEAFLGALLLVALLVNGVVRRRLRAVPRS